In the Micromonospora narathiwatensis genome, one interval contains:
- a CDS encoding LysE family translocator, with amino-acid sequence MVTVGAVLGIALVALGLVLTPGPNMVYLVSRSVTQGRRAGLVSLLGVAVGFLVYLGAAVAGIATVFMLVPPLYVAVKLAGAAYLLWLAWQALRPGGRSAFAPAPLPPDRPRRLFTMGLVTNLLNPKIAILYVSLLPQFIDPARGHVAVQSLLLGLTQISIALTVNGLIVLTAGTVSAFLTRRPAWARAQRYVMGSVLAGLAIRIAADRSRAAVATP; translated from the coding sequence TTGGTCACGGTCGGCGCGGTGCTGGGGATCGCCCTGGTGGCGTTGGGTCTGGTGCTCACGCCCGGCCCGAACATGGTCTACCTGGTGTCCCGGTCGGTCACCCAGGGCCGGCGGGCCGGGCTCGTGTCGCTGCTCGGCGTGGCCGTCGGCTTCCTGGTCTACCTGGGCGCGGCGGTCGCCGGGATCGCCACGGTGTTCATGCTGGTCCCTCCGCTGTACGTGGCGGTGAAGCTGGCCGGGGCGGCGTACCTGCTGTGGCTGGCCTGGCAGGCGCTGCGCCCGGGCGGCCGGTCGGCGTTCGCCCCGGCACCGCTGCCGCCGGACCGGCCTCGGCGGCTGTTCACCATGGGTCTGGTCACCAACCTGCTCAATCCGAAGATCGCCATCCTGTACGTGTCGCTGCTGCCGCAGTTCATCGACCCGGCGCGCGGCCACGTAGCGGTGCAGAGCCTGCTGTTGGGGCTGACCCAGATCAGCATCGCGCTGACCGTGAACGGGCTGATCGTGCTCACCGCCGGCACGGTGTCGGCGTTCCTGACCCGGCGCCCGGCGTGGGCACGGGCGCAGCGGTACGTGATGGGCAGCGTGCTGGCCGGTCTTGCGATCCGCATCGCCGCCGACCGCTCCCGCGCCGCCGTCGCCACCCCCTGA
- a CDS encoding ROK family transcriptional regulator encodes MISIHTPPRPTDLSDVRVANRAVVLRHVRLHAPCSRADIAAHTGLNKATVSSLVTELIERRLLRETGLTENRVGRPATMLVLDGEPYAGLGLQVGADELVVVAADLGGNRLLTWRRAFAAPTVATDETVRALAALTRRAVTRVTGQGRGVLGLTVGVPGPVGTDGVVPLAPALGWRDVPLAAELRRALREPGFTVAVDTDANLAVLAEQRHGAYAGTADLVHLTGGTALGAGVVSGGRLLRGGRGFAGEIGHVPLDPAGPACVCGRRGCLAALTGVDAVVRRVLPDAERDGPVTDYLPEVDRIRTLASAGDDSVLTGLAEVGRWLGHGVSILANLIDPQVVVVGGHLAALAPWLLPAARAELSARTLAPGACRLEASVLGSAATALGGATAALATVEAGRLPVG; translated from the coding sequence GTGATCAGCATCCACACCCCACCCCGGCCCACCGACCTCAGCGACGTCCGGGTGGCCAACCGGGCCGTGGTCCTGCGGCACGTCCGGCTGCACGCACCCTGCTCCCGGGCCGACATCGCCGCGCACACCGGCCTCAACAAGGCCACCGTCTCCAGCCTGGTCACCGAGCTGATCGAACGGCGGCTGCTGCGCGAGACCGGGCTCACCGAGAACCGGGTCGGACGACCCGCCACCATGCTCGTCCTCGACGGCGAGCCGTACGCCGGGCTCGGACTCCAGGTCGGCGCCGACGAACTCGTGGTGGTCGCCGCCGACCTGGGCGGCAACCGGCTGCTCACCTGGCGACGGGCCTTCGCCGCGCCGACCGTCGCGACCGACGAGACCGTACGCGCCCTCGCCGCGCTGACCCGCCGGGCGGTCACCCGGGTCACCGGGCAGGGCCGCGGCGTGCTCGGCCTCACCGTCGGCGTACCCGGGCCGGTGGGCACCGACGGCGTGGTCCCGTTGGCCCCGGCGCTGGGCTGGCGGGACGTGCCGCTCGCCGCCGAGCTGCGCCGCGCGCTGCGGGAACCGGGCTTCACCGTCGCCGTCGACACCGACGCCAACCTCGCCGTCCTGGCCGAGCAGCGGCACGGCGCGTACGCCGGGACGGCCGACCTGGTGCACCTGACCGGCGGGACCGCGCTCGGCGCGGGCGTGGTCAGCGGCGGGCGGCTGCTACGCGGCGGCCGCGGCTTCGCCGGCGAGATCGGCCACGTGCCGCTGGACCCGGCCGGGCCGGCCTGCGTGTGCGGTCGGCGCGGCTGCCTGGCGGCGCTGACCGGGGTGGACGCGGTGGTCCGCCGGGTCCTGCCCGACGCCGAGCGGGACGGCCCGGTCACCGACTACCTGCCGGAGGTCGACCGGATCCGGACCCTCGCCAGCGCCGGCGACGACAGCGTCCTGACCGGACTCGCCGAGGTCGGTCGGTGGCTGGGCCACGGAGTGTCCATCCTGGCCAACCTGATCGACCCGCAGGTGGTCGTGGTCGGCGGCCACCTCGCGGCGCTGGCCCCGTGGCTGCTGCCGGCGGCCCGCGCCGAGCTGTCCGCCCGTACTCTTGCCCCCGGCGCGTGCCGGCTGGAGGCCAGCGTCCTCGGCTCCGCGGCGACCGCCCTCGGCGGCGCCACCGCCGCACTGGCCACCGTGGAGGCCGGCCGGCTACCGGTTGGCTGA
- a CDS encoding ABC transporter permease — protein MSTQGAAGVVDTPAVAPAEPPGRTRGRPRRTLRARLVRDWPLLAMTAPAATLLLVFHYLPTLGNVIAFQDYNPFVGDDPLDAFLHSEWIGFGNFEALFGDPLFWDAVRNTLTITAFQLVFFFPLPILLAILLNSLVSGRVRGLVQSVVYLPHFFSWVLVVTFFVQMLGGAGLLAQEMRQAGLEPWNIMTNPDGFIVLVTAEAVWKDLGWGAIVFLAALAAIDPNLYEAAAADGAGRWRRLWHITLPGLRPVIVLLLIMRLGDALSVGFEQFILQRDAVGRDAAEVLDTFVYYQAITTQQWGLGAAAGLFKAVVGLVLILAANRVAHRLGEQGVYSRS, from the coding sequence ATGAGCACCCAGGGAGCCGCCGGCGTGGTCGACACGCCGGCGGTCGCCCCGGCCGAGCCGCCGGGGCGTACCCGTGGAAGGCCCCGACGGACGCTGCGCGCCCGGCTGGTCCGCGACTGGCCGCTGCTGGCGATGACCGCCCCGGCCGCGACGCTGCTGCTGGTCTTCCACTACCTGCCCACCCTGGGCAACGTCATCGCCTTCCAGGACTACAACCCGTTCGTCGGGGACGACCCGCTCGACGCGTTCCTGCACAGCGAATGGATCGGCTTCGGCAACTTCGAGGCCCTCTTCGGCGACCCGCTGTTCTGGGACGCGGTCCGCAACACCCTGACCATCACCGCGTTCCAACTGGTCTTCTTCTTCCCGCTGCCGATCCTGCTGGCGATCCTGCTCAACAGCCTGGTCTCCGGCCGGGTACGCGGCCTCGTGCAGAGCGTCGTCTACCTGCCGCACTTCTTCAGCTGGGTGCTGGTGGTGACGTTCTTCGTGCAGATGCTCGGCGGGGCCGGGCTGCTCGCCCAGGAGATGCGCCAGGCCGGCCTGGAGCCCTGGAACATCATGACCAACCCGGACGGCTTCATCGTGCTGGTCACCGCCGAGGCGGTCTGGAAGGACCTCGGCTGGGGTGCCATCGTCTTCCTCGCCGCCCTCGCGGCGATCGACCCGAACCTGTACGAGGCGGCCGCCGCCGACGGGGCCGGCCGGTGGCGTCGGCTGTGGCACATCACCCTGCCGGGCCTGCGCCCGGTGATCGTGCTGCTGCTCATCATGCGTCTCGGCGACGCGCTCTCGGTCGGCTTCGAACAGTTCATCCTGCAACGCGACGCGGTCGGCCGGGACGCCGCCGAGGTGCTGGACACCTTCGTCTACTACCAGGCGATCACCACCCAGCAGTGGGGCCTCGGCGCCGCCGCCGGCCTGTTCAAGGCCGTGGTCGGGCTGGTGCTGATCCTCGCCGCCAACCGCGTCGCGCACCGGCTCGGCGAGCAGGGGGTGTACTCCCGATCATGA
- a CDS encoding carbohydrate ABC transporter permease produces MISQLDVPTVRRRRSRRPAWEEPPSPAGQAAKGTLLVLLVAAVLVPMWAVLVTSLSSRETIDAAGGMVMVPRGIDLSAYVTIFSGGQITQAVWISTLVTVLGTTLSLALTVLAAYGLSRRGSVGHRGLLFFFLLTFLIFPGLVPSYLVVTGLGLKDSIWSLILPSAVSVFNLVVIRAFFMNVPGELLDSARIDGAGEFQILWRIMLPLSRAVIAVIGLFYAVGYWNAYFNAVLYLDDNDKFPIQRVLQSYILAGQSPNVSGTPVNLPGMTAYPPTLAVKMAVVVVTVVPAVIVYPFVQRHFTKGMITGAVKG; encoded by the coding sequence ATGATCAGCCAACTCGACGTCCCGACCGTCCGACGGCGACGCTCCCGCCGGCCCGCCTGGGAGGAACCGCCCTCGCCGGCCGGGCAGGCCGCCAAGGGCACCCTGCTCGTCCTGCTCGTCGCCGCGGTCCTCGTCCCCATGTGGGCGGTCCTGGTGACCAGCCTCTCCTCCCGGGAGACGATCGACGCGGCCGGCGGGATGGTGATGGTGCCGCGCGGCATCGACCTGTCGGCGTACGTGACGATCTTCAGCGGCGGGCAGATCACCCAGGCGGTCTGGATCAGCACCCTGGTCACCGTGCTCGGCACCACGCTCAGCCTGGCGCTGACCGTGCTCGCCGCGTACGGGCTGTCGCGGCGCGGGTCGGTCGGCCACCGGGGGCTGCTCTTCTTCTTCCTGCTGACCTTCCTGATCTTTCCCGGGCTGGTGCCCAGCTACCTGGTGGTCACCGGTCTCGGGCTCAAGGACAGCATCTGGTCGCTGATCCTGCCCAGCGCGGTCAGCGTGTTCAACCTGGTGGTGATCCGGGCGTTCTTCATGAACGTGCCCGGGGAACTGCTCGACAGCGCCCGCATCGACGGGGCGGGGGAGTTCCAGATCCTCTGGAGGATCATGCTGCCGCTGTCCCGGGCGGTGATCGCCGTGATCGGCCTCTTCTACGCCGTCGGCTACTGGAACGCGTACTTCAACGCGGTGCTCTACCTCGACGACAACGACAAGTTCCCGATCCAACGGGTGCTGCAGAGCTACATCCTCGCCGGGCAGTCGCCCAACGTCTCCGGCACCCCGGTCAACCTGCCCGGGATGACCGCGTACCCGCCGACCCTCGCCGTCAAGATGGCGGTGGTGGTGGTCACCGTGGTCCCGGCGGTGATCGTCTACCCGTTCGTGCAGCGGCACTTCACCAAGGGAATGATCACCGGCGCGGTGAAGGGCTGA
- a CDS encoding beta-glucosidase family protein: MTDRIPHRLDDLLARLTLPEKLGLLHQWQAPVPRLGLPAFRTGTEALHGVAWLGPATVFPQAVGLAATWNPDLVRAVGAAVGAEVRAKHHADPTRIGLNVWAPVVNPLRDPRWGRNEEGWSEDPWLTGRLATAYARGLRGDHPTRLRTAPTLKHFLGYNNETDRATTSSDLPPRVLHEYELPAFRAPLEAGAAVAVMASYNRVNGVPAHVSPLISGELRGWADDEIMVVGDAGAVGNLAGVQGHSPDHVEGFAAALRAGVDSFTEDDENSAPTVERLTEALRRGLITESDVDRAVRRILGVRLRLGDLDPPDEDPYADVPPDAVDCPAHRRLAREAARAAAVLLRNDGLLPLSPATAPRVAVLGPLADSVHLDWYSGTLPYAVSAYAGLAGRLPEVSTHPGTDRIALRLGDRYVHCPDTPDGGPLTLDVEPAAFDVFDWGGDAVALRAVGNGRHVGADDTGALVNDRPGPGGWVVRETFRLDHRPDGTTRLHHLATGGYVAVDADGRLRVGAAAAGAAGFTVDLLADGAAEAAALAAAADVAVVTLGNHPMVNGRETEDRLDLTLPAGQEALLRAVHAANPRTVLVVTSSYPYAVGWAQRHLPAVLWTSHGGQEHGAALADVLLGDVDPAGRLTQTWYADAAELPDLLDYDIIGADATYLYHRGEPLYPFGHGLSYTRFDYADLRLSAAEASAGEEVEVSVSVTNTGARPGTEVVQLYTRQRRSRVKQPLRQLRDFARVTLTPGQRATVTLRLRTAELAWWDESRGALVVEDATHTVQVGRSARDIRLVDALTVTGGAGAARPAVDRCGVGR, from the coding sequence ATGACCGACCGCATCCCCCACCGCCTCGACGACCTGCTGGCCCGGCTCACCCTGCCGGAGAAACTCGGCCTGCTGCACCAGTGGCAGGCGCCGGTGCCCCGGCTCGGCCTGCCGGCGTTCCGCACCGGCACCGAAGCGCTGCACGGCGTCGCCTGGCTCGGGCCGGCGACCGTCTTCCCGCAGGCGGTCGGGCTGGCCGCCACCTGGAACCCCGACCTCGTCCGGGCCGTGGGCGCCGCCGTCGGCGCCGAGGTCCGCGCCAAGCACCACGCCGACCCCACCCGGATCGGCCTGAACGTGTGGGCGCCGGTGGTGAACCCGCTGCGCGACCCGCGCTGGGGGCGCAACGAGGAGGGCTGGTCCGAGGACCCGTGGCTGACCGGGCGGCTGGCCACCGCGTACGCCCGAGGGCTGCGCGGCGACCACCCGACCCGGTTGCGCACCGCGCCGACCCTCAAACACTTCCTGGGCTACAACAACGAGACCGACCGGGCCACCACCTCCAGCGACCTGCCGCCCCGCGTGCTGCACGAGTACGAACTGCCCGCCTTCCGGGCGCCCCTGGAGGCCGGCGCGGCGGTGGCGGTCATGGCCTCGTACAACCGGGTCAACGGGGTGCCGGCGCACGTCAGCCCGCTCATCTCCGGCGAACTGCGCGGCTGGGCCGACGACGAGATCATGGTGGTCGGCGACGCCGGGGCGGTCGGCAACCTCGCCGGCGTGCAGGGCCACTCGCCCGACCACGTCGAAGGCTTCGCCGCCGCGCTGCGCGCCGGCGTCGACAGCTTCACCGAGGACGACGAGAACAGTGCCCCGACCGTCGAACGGCTGACCGAGGCGCTGCGCCGCGGGCTGATCACCGAGTCCGACGTGGACCGGGCGGTACGTCGCATCCTCGGCGTACGGCTGCGCCTGGGCGACCTGGACCCACCGGACGAGGACCCGTACGCCGACGTGCCGCCCGACGCGGTCGACTGCCCGGCGCACCGGCGACTGGCCCGCGAGGCGGCCCGCGCCGCGGCCGTGCTGCTGCGCAACGACGGGCTGCTCCCCCTCTCCCCCGCCACCGCGCCCCGGGTGGCCGTGCTCGGCCCGCTCGCCGACAGCGTCCACCTCGACTGGTACAGCGGCACCCTGCCGTACGCGGTCAGCGCGTACGCCGGGCTGGCCGGGCGGCTGCCCGAGGTGAGCACCCACCCGGGCACGGACCGGATCGCGCTGCGCCTCGGCGACCGGTACGTCCACTGCCCGGACACCCCGGACGGCGGCCCGCTGACCCTCGACGTCGAGCCGGCCGCGTTCGACGTCTTCGACTGGGGCGGGGACGCGGTGGCGCTGCGCGCCGTCGGCAACGGCCGGCACGTCGGCGCCGACGACACCGGCGCGCTGGTCAACGACCGTCCCGGCCCGGGCGGCTGGGTGGTGCGGGAGACGTTCCGCCTCGACCACCGTCCCGACGGCACCACCCGGCTGCACCACCTCGCCACCGGCGGGTACGTGGCCGTCGACGCCGACGGCCGGCTCCGCGTCGGCGCGGCCGCGGCCGGCGCGGCCGGGTTCACCGTGGACCTGCTCGCCGACGGGGCCGCCGAGGCCGCCGCGCTCGCCGCCGCCGCGGACGTGGCCGTGGTGACGCTGGGCAACCACCCGATGGTCAACGGACGCGAGACCGAGGACCGGCTCGACCTTACCCTGCCGGCCGGGCAGGAGGCGCTGCTGCGCGCCGTGCACGCCGCCAACCCGCGGACCGTGCTGGTGGTGACCAGCAGCTACCCGTACGCGGTCGGTTGGGCGCAACGGCACCTGCCGGCGGTGCTGTGGACCTCACACGGCGGCCAGGAGCACGGCGCGGCCCTCGCCGACGTGCTGCTCGGCGACGTCGACCCGGCCGGCCGGCTCACCCAGACCTGGTACGCCGACGCCGCCGAACTGCCGGACCTGCTCGACTACGACATCATCGGCGCGGACGCCACCTACCTGTACCACCGGGGCGAGCCGCTGTACCCGTTCGGGCACGGGCTCAGCTACACCCGCTTCGACTACGCCGACCTGCGGTTGAGCGCGGCCGAGGCGTCCGCCGGCGAGGAGGTCGAGGTGAGCGTCTCGGTCACCAACACCGGCGCCCGCCCGGGCACCGAGGTGGTGCAGCTCTACACCCGGCAGCGGCGTTCCCGGGTCAAGCAGCCGCTGCGGCAGTTGCGCGACTTCGCCCGGGTCACCCTGACACCCGGGCAGCGCGCGACGGTCACGTTGCGGCTGCGTACCGCCGAGCTGGCCTGGTGGGACGAGTCCCGGGGCGCCCTGGTGGTGGAGGACGCCACCCACACCGTCCAGGTCGGCCGCTCCGCCAGGGACATCCGGCTGGTCGACGCGCTCACCGTCACCGGCGGGGCCGGGGCCGCCCGGCCGGCCGTCGACCGGTGCGGGGTGGGCCGGTGA
- a CDS encoding extracellular solute-binding protein: MKPSLPGASTDRRTLLRLIGLGATATLGGGALAACSKEAGSKGTATKADAIRSVLPTYKPAELLKPDIPGEGPIPNGYLSYPRELVDAVTEQPGRGGPAIRTMSPWWGPTPPTLGKNSYLAAVNAKLGVDVDPSLQDGNLYADKLNAMLGARDVPDILSVPNWEVDKIARFSDAVKALFEDLTDHLKGDAAANYPYLASLSTGAWEYSVWGGRLHAVPFPTDGPFAWALFHRKDLLDRAGLAAPTSPDELYQLGKQVTDPAKGVWAFGSVFDMVQQFFGCQQTWRKRPDGGLEHKFENPAFAAALEFTAKLFKEGLVHPDTVASKGADEKQLFKAGKILMYQDGLGAWQGMQSEQTKVLPSFEMQPLPVFGTGGSQPVIWGSEKPIFFTFVKKGLGKDRVEELLRVLNWCAAPFGSREFELREYGVEGKHFTRAADGSPAATELGRKEMGAQYTHIGGRVPVKVRSADTPNFAQDYIGYYQKNIAQLEKDLFAGIKLELPANWSKIIQPTDDKIRDILRGRRPLSDLEAVRKEFLATGGEEGRAFHEKALADNGR; encoded by the coding sequence GTGAAGCCGTCCCTGCCGGGCGCATCCACCGACCGCCGGACCCTGCTGCGGCTGATCGGTCTCGGCGCCACCGCCACCCTCGGCGGCGGCGCCCTGGCCGCGTGCAGCAAGGAGGCCGGCAGCAAGGGCACCGCCACCAAGGCTGACGCCATCCGGTCGGTGCTGCCCACGTACAAGCCGGCCGAGCTGCTCAAGCCGGACATCCCCGGTGAGGGCCCGATCCCCAACGGCTACCTCAGCTACCCGCGCGAGCTGGTGGACGCGGTCACCGAACAGCCGGGCCGGGGTGGGCCGGCCATCCGTACCATGAGCCCGTGGTGGGGGCCCACCCCGCCGACCCTGGGCAAGAACTCCTACCTCGCCGCGGTCAACGCCAAGCTCGGCGTCGACGTCGACCCCAGCCTGCAGGACGGCAACCTGTACGCCGACAAGCTCAACGCGATGCTCGGCGCCCGCGACGTGCCGGACATCCTCAGCGTGCCCAACTGGGAGGTCGACAAGATCGCCCGATTCTCGGACGCGGTCAAGGCGCTCTTCGAGGACCTCACCGACCACCTCAAGGGCGACGCCGCCGCGAACTACCCGTACCTGGCCTCGCTGTCCACCGGCGCCTGGGAGTACTCGGTCTGGGGCGGCCGGCTGCACGCGGTCCCGTTCCCCACCGACGGCCCGTTCGCGTGGGCGCTGTTCCACCGCAAGGACCTGCTCGACCGGGCCGGCCTGGCCGCGCCGACCAGCCCCGACGAGCTGTACCAGCTCGGCAAGCAGGTCACCGACCCGGCCAAGGGCGTGTGGGCCTTCGGCAGCGTCTTCGACATGGTGCAGCAGTTCTTCGGCTGCCAGCAGACCTGGCGCAAGCGCCCCGACGGCGGCCTGGAGCACAAGTTCGAGAACCCGGCGTTCGCCGCCGCTCTGGAGTTCACGGCGAAGCTGTTCAAGGAGGGCCTGGTCCACCCCGACACGGTGGCCAGCAAGGGCGCCGACGAGAAGCAGCTGTTCAAGGCCGGCAAGATCCTGATGTACCAGGACGGCCTCGGCGCCTGGCAGGGCATGCAGAGCGAGCAGACCAAGGTGCTGCCCAGCTTCGAGATGCAGCCGCTGCCGGTCTTCGGCACGGGCGGCAGCCAACCGGTCATCTGGGGCAGCGAGAAGCCGATCTTCTTCACCTTCGTCAAGAAGGGCCTCGGCAAGGACCGCGTCGAGGAGCTGCTGCGGGTGCTCAACTGGTGCGCCGCGCCGTTCGGCAGCCGCGAGTTCGAGCTGCGCGAGTACGGCGTCGAGGGAAAGCACTTCACCCGCGCCGCCGACGGCAGCCCTGCCGCCACCGAACTGGGGCGCAAGGAGATGGGTGCCCAGTACACCCACATCGGTGGCCGGGTCCCGGTGAAGGTGCGCAGCGCCGACACCCCGAACTTCGCGCAGGACTACATCGGCTACTACCAGAAGAACATCGCCCAGCTGGAGAAGGACCTGTTCGCCGGGATCAAGCTGGAACTGCCCGCCAACTGGTCGAAGATCATCCAGCCGACCGACGACAAGATCCGGGACATCCTGCGCGGCCGCCGGCCGCTCAGCGACCTGGAAGCGGTCCGCAAGGAGTTCCTCGCCACCGGCGGCGAGGAGGGGCGCGCGTTCCACGAGAAGGCGCTCGCGGACAACGGCCGATGA
- a CDS encoding beta-galactosidase, translating to MRNDDGRLCYGGDWNPEQWPAEVWREDVALMRRAGVNLVTVGVFAWSRLEPAPARYAFDWLDRVLDLLHDNDIRAALATPTASPPPWFSLAHPDALPVTADGVRLHHGSRDTYCAAAPAYRAAARRIAGVLADRYADHPALALWHVHNEYGTTCHCAHTEAAFRRWLADRYGDLDALNAAWVTTFWSQHYSDWAQIAAPRATQYLANPGHLLDFRRFWSDTLLAAYAEQRDVLRAANPAVPVTTNYVLGDWVPVDHGRWASEVDLVAIDHYPPAVDGGAEEQTALAADLARGWARHGAHRRGATDRPAAWLLMESAPNQIHTTDRMHTKEPGRMARHSLAHVARGSRGVMFFQWRAPAGGAERFHSALVPHAGPDSRVFREAVDLGEMLRRIPEVDAGRVDASVAIGWDAACGWALRHPGLPSQRLDQHAEVAAAHRALWHAGIACDLVLPGDPLDGYRLLVLPALYLASDATADWVRDHVRGGGHLLVTWLSGVADEHGRIRLGGYPGAFRDLLGIRVEEFHPLAGDDRVPLTGGGTGRDWTETVHLAGAAPVTAYLGGVLDGRPAVTRHRIGDALAWYVSTRPDDDSYRRLLAEAARLAGVAPVCPDAPPGVEAVRRRDGDRSWLFLLNHTDRPQRVPAAGTELLTGEPVGDAVTVPAGGVAVLREPPR from the coding sequence ATGCGCAACGACGACGGCCGGCTCTGCTACGGCGGCGACTGGAACCCGGAGCAGTGGCCGGCCGAGGTGTGGCGGGAGGACGTCGCGCTGATGCGCCGCGCCGGGGTCAACCTCGTCACCGTCGGCGTGTTCGCCTGGTCCCGCCTCGAACCGGCCCCCGCCCGGTACGCCTTCGACTGGCTCGACCGGGTCCTCGACCTGCTGCACGACAACGACATCCGGGCCGCGCTGGCCACCCCCACCGCCTCGCCCCCGCCGTGGTTCTCCCTCGCCCACCCGGACGCGCTGCCGGTCACCGCCGACGGCGTACGGCTGCACCACGGCAGCCGCGACACCTACTGCGCCGCCGCGCCCGCGTACCGGGCCGCGGCCCGTCGCATCGCGGGGGTGCTCGCCGACCGGTACGCCGACCACCCGGCCCTGGCCCTGTGGCACGTGCACAACGAGTACGGCACCACCTGCCACTGCGCGCACACCGAGGCGGCGTTCCGCCGCTGGCTGGCCGACCGGTACGGCGACCTCGACGCGCTCAACGCCGCCTGGGTGACCACCTTCTGGAGCCAGCACTACTCGGACTGGGCGCAGATCGCCGCGCCCCGGGCCACCCAGTACCTGGCCAACCCGGGCCACCTGCTCGACTTCCGCCGCTTCTGGTCCGACACCCTGCTGGCCGCGTACGCCGAGCAGCGGGACGTGCTGCGCGCGGCGAACCCGGCGGTGCCGGTCACCACCAACTACGTGCTCGGCGACTGGGTGCCGGTCGACCATGGCCGGTGGGCGTCCGAGGTGGACCTGGTCGCCATCGACCACTACCCGCCGGCGGTGGACGGCGGCGCGGAGGAGCAGACCGCGCTCGCCGCCGACCTCGCCCGCGGCTGGGCCCGGCACGGCGCGCACCGGCGGGGCGCGACGGACCGGCCGGCGGCCTGGCTGCTGATGGAGAGCGCCCCGAACCAGATCCACACCACCGACCGGATGCACACCAAGGAGCCCGGCCGGATGGCCCGGCACAGCCTCGCCCACGTCGCCCGCGGCTCCCGCGGGGTGATGTTCTTCCAGTGGCGGGCCCCGGCCGGCGGGGCGGAACGCTTCCACTCGGCGCTGGTCCCGCACGCCGGCCCGGACAGCCGGGTGTTCCGGGAAGCCGTCGACCTCGGCGAGATGCTGCGCCGGATCCCCGAGGTCGACGCCGGCCGGGTGGACGCCTCCGTAGCGATCGGCTGGGACGCGGCCTGCGGCTGGGCGCTGCGCCACCCGGGCCTGCCGTCGCAGCGGCTCGACCAGCACGCCGAGGTGGCCGCCGCCCACCGCGCGCTGTGGCACGCCGGGATCGCCTGCGACCTGGTGCTGCCCGGCGACCCCCTCGACGGGTACCGGCTGCTCGTGCTCCCCGCCCTTTACCTGGCCTCCGACGCCACCGCCGACTGGGTACGCGACCACGTGCGCGGCGGCGGCCACCTGCTGGTCACCTGGCTCAGCGGCGTCGCCGACGAACACGGCCGGATCCGCCTGGGCGGCTACCCGGGCGCGTTCCGCGACCTGCTGGGCATCCGGGTCGAGGAGTTCCACCCGCTCGCCGGCGACGACCGGGTGCCGTTGACCGGCGGCGGGACCGGCCGGGACTGGACCGAGACCGTGCACCTGGCCGGCGCCGCGCCGGTCACCGCGTACCTCGGTGGGGTGCTGGACGGACGGCCGGCGGTGACCCGGCACCGGATCGGCGACGCCCTCGCCTGGTACGTCTCCACCCGTCCCGACGACGACAGCTACCGCCGGCTGCTCGCCGAGGCCGCCCGGCTCGCCGGGGTCGCCCCGGTCTGCCCGGACGCGCCGCCGGGCGTCGAAGCGGTCCGCCGCCGGGACGGGGACCGGAGCTGGCTGTTCCTGCTCAACCACACCGACCGGCCGCAGCGGGTGCCGGCCGCCGGGACGGAACTGCTCACCGGCGAACCGGTCGGCGACGCGGTGACCGTACCGGCCGGCGGCGTCGCCGTGCTCCGCGAGCCACCCAGGTGA